The following coding sequences lie in one Asterias amurensis chromosome 18, ASM3211899v1 genomic window:
- the LOC139950606 gene encoding synaptobrevin-like isoform X2 — protein sequence MASQPAPSNKRLQQTQAQVDEVVDIMRVNVDKVLERDQKLSELDDRADALQQGASQFETNAGKLKRKYWWKNCKMMIILAIIIIIILIIIIVWATQ from the exons GGCTTCTCAGCCAGCACCGAGTAATAAGAGGTTACAGCAAACCCAGGCTCAAGTGGATGAG gtGGTTGATATTATGCGAGTGAATGTAGACAAAGTACTGGAAAGGGATCAGAAGCTATCGGAGTTGGACGATCGCGCAG ATGCTCTACAGCAGGGAGCCTCACAATTTGAGACAAATGCCGGCAAGCTGAAGAGGAAATATTGGTGGAAAAATTGCAAGATGATGATAATTCTCgcaatcattatcattattattctcATCATTATAATTG TATGGGCCACACAGTAA
- the LOC139950606 gene encoding vesicle-associated membrane protein 3-like isoform X1, translating to MASQPAPSNKRLQQTQAQVDEVVDIMRVNVDKVLERDQKLSELDDRADALQQGASQFETNAGKLKRKYWWKNCKMMIILAIIIIIILIIIIVVIVNNTKSG from the exons GGCTTCTCAGCCAGCACCGAGTAATAAGAGGTTACAGCAAACCCAGGCTCAAGTGGATGAG gtGGTTGATATTATGCGAGTGAATGTAGACAAAGTACTGGAAAGGGATCAGAAGCTATCGGAGTTGGACGATCGCGCAG ATGCTCTACAGCAGGGAGCCTCACAATTTGAGACAAATGCCGGCAAGCTGAAGAGGAAATATTGGTGGAAAAATTGCAAGATGATGATAATTCTCgcaatcattatcattattattctcATCATTATAATTG TTGTGATTGTGAACAACACAAAAAGTGGATAA